One window of the Lepeophtheirus salmonis chromosome 7, UVic_Lsal_1.4, whole genome shotgun sequence genome contains the following:
- the LOC121121887 gene encoding uncharacterized protein has translation MFLPLNQSSWLSSILLVFISSLNFGKGLCPMDCYCDESDLSVTCESPSNLQVVPISLNPDVLELNISGTPIKQLDAAFQFYGELRRLDLSFNKISTLEDRCFENQVKLVRLDLAYNSLSSLQSAKVFYPLPELEYLNLEGNQIVNISIGVLGYLQKLKYLNLKANRIMVLPLKTFDGIIASLREINLSFNFIRALELNDLMGLGTLDLSSNPLHSFDGLPLNLRELFLANTNNISSSSLNSMFASLRDLRYLDISSNLFQKGELKDLYSDSLFKLVLRNNSNLFHMDIDASLSQMIRLRSLEIRHQPNLEKVTIDLRHFGKLRYLDISDNHKLSSIDFSNRRPTPSQKEEEEIISSPHHQLVSRLRELRLVNNHLSIFQPGDISQVDSLEDIFLDGNPLLCDCHLRWIQNFLKLKGGSVKRDMEVSCSSLPRNLSSIPQEELYCRDKEFELWVVLGLLLTLGSFCLLSFLLLYTRRNRLNNKKKIVDANATTIAEDIGTMAGTWRSKSTGMTFLDQNEFIYATPNNNDRIIPTVQERNNDIPDYYYYGGGTLPNRYFIQQQRHSNHEEDEIFYLP, from the coding sequence ATGTTTTTACCCTTGAACCAATCCTCTTGGCTCTCCTCCATTCTCCTCGTCTTCATTAGTAGCCTCAACTTTGGAAAGGGACTATGCCCCATGGATTGTTATTGCGATGAGTCAGACTTATCCGTTACATGTGAGTCTCCATCAAACCTTCAAGTCGTTCCCATTAGTCTGAATCCAGATGTTTTAGAACTCAACATATCTGGAACGCCGATTAAACAACTGGATGCGGCTTTTCAGTTCTATGGTGAACTTAGAAGGCTAGATTTGAGCTTTAATAAGATATCAACACTTGAGGACCGTTGCTTTGAGAATCAAGTCAAGTTAGTACGACTGGACTTGGCTTATAATTCCCTGAGCTCTCTACAAAGTGCCAAGGTATTTTATCCTCTACCAGAGTTGGAGTACTTAAACTTGGAAGGGAATCAGATCGTAAATATCAGCATTGGTGTCTTGGGATATTTGCAGaaacttaaatatttgaacttaaaGGCCAATCGTATCATGGTTCTTCCGCTTAAAACATTTGATGGAATAATTGCCTCACTAAGGGagatcaatttatcatttaatttcataCGGGCCTTGGAGTTGAATGATCTGATGGGCCTTGGAACTCTGGATCTCTCTTCAAATCCTCTTCATTCCTTTGATGGACTTCCTCTCAACTTGAGGGAATTGTTCCTCGCAAATACCAATAACATTTCCAGCTCTTCACTCAATTCCATGTTTGCCAGTCTACGAGATCTCAGATACTTGGACATTTCatcaaatctttttcaaaaaggagAACTTAAGGATCTGTACTCTGACTCGCTTTTTAAGCTTGTGCTTCGTAATAATTCAAACCTATTCCACATGGACATAGATGCATCTCTGTCCCAAATGATTCGACTCCGATCTCTTGAAATTCGACATCAGCCCAACTTAGAAAAAGTAACTATAGACTTGAGACACTTTGGAAAGCTTAGATACTTGGACATTTCAGATAACCATAAATTGAGTTCCATTGATTTCTCAAATCGGAGACCCACCCCATCTCAGAAGGAGGAAGAAGAGATAATCTCCTCCCCACATCATCAGTTGGTCAGTCGTCTTCGAGAACTTCGTCTTGTGAATAACCATCTCTCTATCTTTCAACCAGGAGATATTAGTCAAGTCGATTCACTAGAGGATATATTCTTGGATGGAAATCCTCTTTTGTGTGATTGTCATCTCCGATGGATACAGAACTTCCTCAAGCTCAAAGGAGGCTCTGTGAAAAGAGACATGGAAGTCAGTTGTTCATCTCTTCCTCGTAATCTATCCTCTATACCTCAAGAGGAGCTTTACTGCCGTGATAAAGAGTTTGAACTTTGGGTCGTTTTAGGCCTACTCCTGACTCTGGGCtccttttgtctcctttcattCCTACTACTTTATACAAGAAGGAAtcgattgaataataaaaagaagattgtAGATGCAAATGCAACGACGATTGCGGAGGATATAGGAACCATGGCAGGGACATGGAGATCCAAATCCACTGGAATGACATTCTTGGATCAAAACGAGTTTATTTATGCTACTCCTAATAACAATGATCGAATAATTCCGACTGTTCAAGAAAGGAATAATGATATTCCGGACTATTACTACTATGGGGGCGGCACTCTCCCTAATAGGTATTTTATTCAACAACAAAGACACTCGAATCATGAGGAGGACGAAATTTTCTATCTTCCGTAA